The DNA region GAGCGTCGTAGGGCTCTTCTACTTCATACAGACTTGCATCAGTGTCCTCCACACTGCTGGAATTCTGCCATCCCAACTCCGGAGTGTTCCTTCCAGCCACGACAAAGGGCAAATTCTCATACTCTGGTATCTCCTCATAATGGCGGACATTTTCATACTCTGGCCCGAAGTTGCTTGTACTAGAGCCCTGATCAGACATGTGCCTGGACAGCATCCGGTCATCCAAAGAATCAGCCCTCTGACCATTAGCGGCACTGCTCTGGCCCCAGGATTTCACCTTTGGAGATTCCAGGCTGCAGTTTTCTGCAGAATATGCCTTTGTGGgcttacttctcttctcttctcctgtgGCCAAACCTTGCCAATCACTTTCAAGTCCTTTTGGCTCTCTAGCGAGCGGATGTCCCGTAGAGACATCCCCATGTTGGCAGCTTTTCGACCTAAATTTCTGAAAGTCGCTCTTTATGAAGCCAATGGACAGCTTCACGTTAATCAACTTCTTAAAAGCCGTTTTCTTCGGAGGGTCTTTGCAAGGCTTGTTACACCTGTCCGTATCCACGGCAGACAGGGATTTTGCTCTTGGCTTGGTTAGGGAAACGGAGGGCTCGTTATTTAAGGATAAAGTGACGCGTTTCAAGGCCTCTGGGCTCCCTGAAAAAGGTAGAATAGGATGAGGTAACTTCCACACTGGCTTCTCTGAAGTCGGGTTGGGCGTATCAAAGGGTGATGGTGATGTGCCATGGTTTGAGGGCCCCGGATGTTGGAGGTGGTTTCTGTGCAGACCTTTCTCCGCATTTGTCTCTTTACCTGAAGAGTTCTTTTCTACAAGCTCCTCCGAAGCAGCCTTTTTAAGCACCCCTGCTGCAGGCAAGCTGTGTCTTTGAGGTTTTTTGGGAACAATTCTGGAGGAGGAAGATTCCTTTTGTGTGGGAGGAGCTGACCCTCCTGGGTTGCAGGTAGCTGGTGGCTGGTCAGTGCAGGCTGATGTGACTTTCTTAGGCAAGCTCAAAGGCTGAGTACTGCACTGTGTGGAAGCAGTCTCTTTGTCCACAGCAGGTGCCACGCCAGAACCACTGCTGTCAGAAGTCGAACTAGAATCTGTATCTAAAGAAAGCACCCCTTTTCCCAAAGGAGGCGCTTCCTGCTGCACAGCTTTCTGCGAGCTGACGGAGTCCTGTCTGCCACTGTTGGAATCCCCCGTCAGTGCCTGCTGGTTTGCTGGCCTCACCTCGTCCGCTGGTCCCTGGTTATACAAAGCATTCTGATGAAGAACACTGACTTTATTGTTTTTCAAGCTCTCCTCCAGGAGACAAGAAGAGCCATTGTTTGAGTTGCCTGGCCCTTCAGCGCTGTCACCAGGAGCATCTACATGCTTCTGGCGACGGAGACGGGCAGCTGCGTGTGTCTTTCTGGGCTTGGGAGTTGGAAACTTTGAGGTATACGGTAGTAAGTGGATTTCTAAAGGACCGAGACCTttgacctctgccttctgactagTTCCATCTGAACCCACTCTTTTGTTCTCCAGTTCACATGCATCAATGTGACCATGGCTCTCTACACTGCCATCTTGACAAGACTTCAGAGTCTGAGATTCATCCCTATGAAGTGGGAGGGGGCAGTTGTGATGAGCGGGAACTTTTTCAAAGCCGGACAGGGAAGATGATGTATCTGCAAATTCAATTCTCATCTGTCTGGTACAACTATGGTCACCATTCACTTCTGGTTTTTTTGGAGCTCTGTTCCTCCTTGGGGAACCACAAGGTGATCGCTGCTGCGTTAGAACCTCTTTGAGCTTCTCTTCTAAGATGCTTGCCTTTAAAACCACACCGCTCTGGCCCCGGCACTTTTCGCTGCTTGAATCCCAGCTACTCCCCCTCTTTGAGGACTCACCATTTTTACTATTCTCTACATTTTCCTTCATTCCCAGAGGCTCTAAAATAAGCTGCCGTGCACACAGGGTTTCTCGAGTCCTAGGTTCGTGAATATACCCAGAACTGGAGGAACACGTTGGTAAAATATAATCACTGTGTGGATCCCTGACATCTTTGCAATTAGACTTGCCAGTGCTCTCAGGTAATTCTGGCTCCTGCTCCTCCAGGTTCAAAGTAGGCTTCTTTGAGGGTGGATGCTTAATGTCTTGAACAACTGAGTTTGTCGGGACTTTTGGTTTTGGCGCAATTGCCGGTTTGGTCTTCTTCGTTAACCGTGGAACACTAGCACTGCCAATGTCCGGTTTAGGTGCAATAGGAGGGGGAGGTGGCTTATTATTGGTCCCAACTAACTTTGGCTTGGGAGCCAATGGTGGCTTCttaagctctagaaaaaaaaaatgtaataattagaTGATGAAGTagataaaacacaagaaacaaaacatttttcctgtttttattgttttctgtgacaaggtcttgctataaaACTCTGGTGCTGGCTTGGCACAtacaatgtagctcaggctggtcttgaactcacagccatACACATGCCTCTCTactgctgtgattacaggcatgtaacACCATGCTCTTCGAAtcacattttctaaattttacttATTACTACACAGGTTACGTTATCTTATACAGTGATCATTATTCTTGGAAATTCCTGAAACTGTCCTTAATTAAGTTCTAGTGTAACATAGCTTTGCATATACTGTGCATTTCTTAGTTAATCTCTTAGTAATTATCCTCTAACTTTGAATCACTGGCTTTTATTTAGTAACCCTGTATAGTATCTTCAGCTCATCCACTGAGTATTAAGAGTTGTCTAAAGTATGCAACTCTCAAGTTTCTCACATCAATAAGCAGCACTATTCTGTGATACAGACAAGAGTGTCTACTTGAtagaacccccccaaaaaaaaacattttggaaaatcactgtggaaatcagaCATTTTCTACCTAACCTCCCCCCACCACTCCCAAAACACTGCAAAGTAAATTCTTTGTTGTTAACTGAGGTTCATAATAAGGTTGGTATTTCTCTGTCCCAGGATCAACTGggaatttcatatttctttatttatcaCATGCCCAGGCCTGGCCCAAGATCAAATGATTGGAGAGTATCTTAAGATACAATCCGtacatttgtatttcatttcccGTAGGCGATGGATTATGTCTTTTACCCGTCACCAGTAAGTACTATGTGTTTGTGGGCTTTGTTTCTCTGAGCAAGGGTCTCATTACataagccaggctggtctcatgCTCACAGCCTTCTGCTTTAGTgttctgggtgctggaattacgGCCTGCACCATCTAACCCAGCATTAAAGGATGACCACCAGTTCCAATGTAGTGACTCTTCCTCATCACATGCCAAATATACAATGCTGTATTTGTGTAGGCCAACTCTTAGTCCATATGAACTTGACAACAGGACCCTaatgagggagctagagagattgctcTGTGCCTAAGAGCGCTTTCAGTTCAACTCTGAGGGGCAGAGatcagttccagcacccacatcaagaaGTTCATAACTTGTAACTACAGCTCAGAGGGacaagatgccctcttctggtctccacagacacCCGAACTCACATCTGAACATATattcagacacacatatacacaaacaaaacaaaagcaagtcttttttaaaagaaagaccctaataaatataaaaatgatacagaGACTATATTTCTCTTAAATTTCCTTAGAACTTGCTACCCAGAAGGGACTTGAGTTCAAACACATTTTATCTTATACTTCTTAAATTATCTTATACTTCTTCAACAGGAtctaatacttaaaaaaaaaaaaaagcttctttatAAAACAATCTCAAAATATATGATGCACAGACTGTTTGACAATGTTGCTTCATTTACTTGCACACACAGAGGCTTTGATATTTCATTTggtgttgattttatttttaacaagggAAATTAATCATAACACTTGGGAAACTATTACACAGAAttgagtaaaagagaaaaaaagcagggTACTCTACTTCCTTTTCCTAAGCAACGAGAAATTTCCCAAACTCTCATATTATATGCACAGACAAGATTTTATAACAGACACATTATAAAACTCAATTCCTTAGGAATAAGATTATTGTAAGGCAAGCAGTGAATTTCCAAAATAATACAAATTCCCAAAGCAGGGAGTTTCCAGTTAGCTGTCCAATACACACCTTGTTAGCCTGAGGGTTGGGTCTTGTGGGTTTTGGCAGAAGCCTAGTGATAAAGCTTGCAGAAAtagtatattaaattaaattccCCATCCATCAAGACAAATCTTCAGGCAAAATATATATGCCTAAGGACT from Mus pahari chromosome 9, PAHARI_EIJ_v1.1, whole genome shotgun sequence includes:
- the Fgd6 gene encoding FYVE, RhoGEF and PH domain-containing protein 6, whose product is MTSAAELKKPPLAPKPKLVGTNNKPPPPPIAPKPDIGSASVPRLTKKTKPAIAPKPKVPTNSVVQDIKHPPSKKPTLNLEEQEPELPESTGKSNCKDVRDPHSDYILPTCSSSSGYIHEPRTRETLCARQLILEPLGMKENVENSKNGESSKRGSSWDSSSEKCRGQSGVVLKASILEEKLKEVLTQQRSPCGSPRRNRAPKKPEVNGDHSCTRQMRIEFADTSSSLSGFEKVPAHHNCPLPLHRDESQTLKSCQDGSVESHGHIDACELENKRVGSDGTSQKAEVKGLGPLEIHLLPYTSKFPTPKPRKTHAAARLRRQKHVDAPGDSAEGPGNSNNGSSCLLEESLKNNKVSVLHQNALYNQGPADEVRPANQQALTGDSNSGRQDSVSSQKAVQQEAPPLGKGVLSLDTDSSSTSDSSGSGVAPAVDKETASTQCSTQPLSLPKKVTSACTDQPPATCNPGGSAPPTQKESSSSRIVPKKPQRHSLPAAGVLKKAASEELVEKNSSGKETNAEKGLHRNHLQHPGPSNHGTSPSPFDTPNPTSEKPVWKLPHPILPFSGSPEALKRVTLSLNNEPSVSLTKPRAKSLSAVDTDRCNKPCKDPPKKTAFKKLINVKLSIGFIKSDFQKFRSKSCQHGDVSTGHPLAREPKGLESDWQGLATGEEKRSKPTKAYSAENCSLESPKVKSWGQSSAANGQRADSLDDRMLSRHMSDQGSSTSNFGPEYENVRHYEEIPEYENLPFVVAGRNTPELGWQNSSSVEDTDASLYEVEEPYDAPDGQLQLDPRHQPCSSGTSQEGQDALHLGLSDLPSDEEVINSSDEDDVSSESSKGEPDPLEDKQDEDAGMKSKVHHIAEEIMSSEKVFVDVLKLLHIDFRGAVAHASRQLGKPVIEDRILNQILYYLPQLYELNRDLLKELEERMLSWTEQQRIADIFVKKGPYLKMYSTYIKEFDKNIALLDEQCKKNPGFAAVVREFEMSPRCANLALKHYLLKPVQRIPQYRLLLTDYLKNLLEESVDHRDTQDALAVVIEVANHANDTMKQGDNFQKLMQIQYSLSGHHEIVQPGRVFLKEGTLMKLSRKVMQPRMFFLFNDALLYTTPMQSGMYKLNNMLSLAGMKVRKPTQEAYQNELKIESVERSFILSASSATERDDWLEAISSSIEEYAKKRITFCPSRSLDEDSEGKEEVSPLGAKAPIWIPDTRATMCMICTSEFTLTWRRHHCRACGKIVCQACSSNKYGLDYLKGQLARVCEHCFQELQKLDHQLSPRVGSPGNHKSPSSALSSVLHSIPSGRKQKKIPAALKEVSANTEDSTMSGYLYRSKGSKKPWKHFWFVIKNKVLYTYAASEDVAALESQPLLGFTVTQVKDETSESKVFQLLHKGMVFYIFKADDAHSTQRWIDAFQEGTVL